ATTCTTTTATTTCTCCACAAGACTTACTGAGATAGAGACTGAGAAAGCACACTTTTCTGCACTTTCTCTGTCGAAAAAGAAGACTCCAACAAAGTTAAAGAAGTTTGATCTCCGACAAGCGCCTCACGAAGCACTTCCTTTACATCTGTAATCGGAATAATTTCAAGAGTCTGAAGCACTTCTTGTGCCATATCCTTGAGATCTTTTTCATTTTCTTTGGGAATTAGAACCTTTTTGATACCGGCCCTTAAAGCTGCAAGAAGTTTTTCCTTTAAACCGCCAATCGCCAAAACACGTCCCTGAAGCGTAACCTCACCTGTCATGGCAATATCCTGACGAACCTGCAAGCCTGTAAAAATACTGGTTAAAGCAAGTACTAAAGCAATCCCTGCTGAGGGACCATCTTTTGGCACGGCTCCCTCTGGTAAATGTACATGAACATCTCTTTCCTCTAAAAGAAACTTCTGGATACCCATTTCCGGTGCATGTGACTTTACCCAAGAAAAAGCCGTTGCAAGACTTTCCTGCATCACATCACCTAGCTTCCCTGTGCTTTGAATTTTTCCTTTTCCTGCCATAAGAAGCGCTTCAATTGTTAGCAACTCACCGCCAACTTGCGTCCATGCAAGGCCATTGACGACGCCAATGCGATTTTCTTCAAAAGCCACAGAATGATGATAATGGGGAACGCCAAGATAATCAGAAAGGTTTTCAGGCGTCACCTCAACTGTTTCTTTTTTACCGGAAAGAACATGCGCCTTTACAATCTTACGTGCGATTTTTCCAAGCTCTCGCTCCAGAGAACGAACACCCGATTCACGTGTATAATGTCGAATAATCTCTAAAATCGTTGCTTCTGAAAGCAACCATTCTTTTTTCTGAAGATTATTTTCTTTGGTCTGCTTCTCAACAAGATGCTGACGCGCAATCTCTAACTTCTCTTTTTCAGAATAACCAGAAAGATGAATAATTTCCATCCGATCCAAGAGCGGCGCCGGCATTTCCAATGAATTTGCCGTTGCAATAAACATAACCTTGGAAAGATCATATCCGACTTCTAGATAATGATCTGAAAACGCATTATTTTGCTCAGGATCTAAAACCTCTAAAAGAGCTGAAGAAGGGTCTCCCCGCCAGTCGTTGCCCATTTTATCAATTTCATCTAAAAGCATCAACGGATTTGAGCTTTCTGCTTTTTTTAGTCCTTGAATAATTCTTCCGGGCATTGCGCCAATATAAGTGCGGCGATGCCCTCTTATTTCAGATTCATCTTTTACGCCCCCTAAAGAAATCCGTGACAAGCGCCGCCCCGTTGCCTCAGCAATTGAACGTGCCAAAGATGTCTTTCCAACGCCTGGCGGCCCTACCAAGCATAGGATAGGCCCTTTTAATTTCTTAGAACGGCTTTGCACGGCCAAATATTCAAGAATGCGATCTTTAACCTTCTCCAAAGCATAATGACGTTTGTCTAAAACTTTTTCTGCCTTTGCTAAGGAAGTCGACAAAGTGGAAAATTTATTCCAAGGCAGAGAAACAACACAATCCAAATAATTCCTAAGAATAGTATTCTCCGGAGACATCGGATTCATATTTCTAAGTTTTTTTAAGTCCTGAAGTGACTTTGTTTTAGCCTCCTCAGGCATTTTCATACGCTTGATTTTACGCTCTAATTCACCGAGCTCATCTTCATCGCTCTCAACATCTTCCAATTCTTTTTGGATGGCCTTCATCTGTTCGCTTAAAAAATACTCTTTCTGCGACTTCTCCATTTGCTTTTTTACACGCTCTTGGAGTCGATCATCCATCTTTAAAACTTCCAGCTCTGCCTCTAGATGAGCTGAAACCTTCTTTATGCGCACAGCAAGATCCAACTGCTCTAAAAGAGCTTGCTTGTCAGAAATTTTCAGACTTATATAGCCTGCGATCGTATCTGCCATCTGAGAGAAATTTTTAAGCTCAGAAACACTATTCAAAACCTCTGGCGCAATCTTTTTATTGAGCTGAGAGAATAACTCAAACTTTAAGGAAAGTGTTTTTCCTAAGGAGGAGAAGTCCTGATCCGATTTTTTTTCTGATAAAATTGTCGGACGCGCTGAAAAATATCCCTCTTTATCTGAAAGAGCTGTAAGACGCGCACGTGACTGCCCTTCCACTAAAATTTTTACGGTGCCATCTGGCAAAGTCAAAATCTGTAGAATCTTAGCAAGAACGCCAACCTTATACAGATCTTTCACTTTTGGATCATCTTGATCCTTATCTTTTTGTGCAACCAAAAGAATATGATGCTCATGACTTTCAAGAGCCCTCAAAGATCTTAAAGATTTTTCTCGTGCAACAAAGAGCGGAACAACCACACGGGGAAATACAACAATATTTCTCAGCGGCAAAACCGGCAGAACTGATTTTTCAGGTTTTCTTTTCAAGGAATCCTGAGGCTCATCAGAAAAATCATGTCCGGCAGCAAAGCCACCGGACACAGCATCATTTTTAAAATTTATCA
The sequence above is drawn from the Acetobacteraceae bacterium genome and encodes:
- a CDS encoding endopeptidase La, with product MINFKNDAVSGGFAAGHDFSDEPQDSLKRKPEKSVLPVLPLRNIVVFPRVVVPLFVAREKSLRSLRALESHEHHILLVAQKDKDQDDPKVKDLYKVGVLAKILQILTLPDGTVKILVEGQSRARLTALSDKEGYFSARPTILSEKKSDQDFSSLGKTLSLKFELFSQLNKKIAPEVLNSVSELKNFSQMADTIAGYISLKISDKQALLEQLDLAVRIKKVSAHLEAELEVLKMDDRLQERVKKQMEKSQKEYFLSEQMKAIQKELEDVESDEDELGELERKIKRMKMPEEAKTKSLQDLKKLRNMNPMSPENTILRNYLDCVVSLPWNKFSTLSTSLAKAEKVLDKRHYALEKVKDRILEYLAVQSRSKKLKGPILCLVGPPGVGKTSLARSIAEATGRRLSRISLGGVKDESEIRGHRRTYIGAMPGRIIQGLKKAESSNPLMLLDEIDKMGNDWRGDPSSALLEVLDPEQNNAFSDHYLEVGYDLSKVMFIATANSLEMPAPLLDRMEIIHLSGYSEKEKLEIARQHLVEKQTKENNLQKKEWLLSEATILEIIRHYTRESGVRSLERELGKIARKIVKAHVLSGKKETVEVTPENLSDYLGVPHYHHSVAFEENRIGVVNGLAWTQVGGELLTIEALLMAGKGKIQSTGKLGDVMQESLATAFSWVKSHAPEMGIQKFLLEERDVHVHLPEGAVPKDGPSAGIALVLALTSIFTGLQVRQDIAMTGEVTLQGRVLAIGGLKEKLLAALRAGIKKVLIPKENEKDLKDMAQEVLQTLEIIPITDVKEVLREALVGDQTSLTLLESSFSTEKVQKSVLSQSLSQ